One Xanthocytophaga agilis DNA segment encodes these proteins:
- a CDS encoding DUF6597 domain-containing transcriptional factor → MDYRTYKPCEDLATLIKCYWTLENPKEDTPKKQTIVPDGCMEMI, encoded by the coding sequence ATGGATTATCGAACCTACAAACCGTGTGAAGATTTAGCCACACTTATCAAATGCTACTGGACTTTAGAAAATCCAAAAGAAGATACACCCAAAAAGCAAACCATTGTTCCCGATGGTTGTATGGAAATGATTT